A section of the Ruania halotolerans genome encodes:
- a CDS encoding NAD(P)-dependent oxidoreductase: MKLLLPSSITLSLDTPDGVHTHVYDTHAPIPAEHADAEAVVVWANPGDRLAAMPAELPRLRWIQALMAGTDKVEEAGFRDDVVLCSGSGLHDAPVAEHTLALLLAAARRLDRAVRAQAESAWHASDDANKPFGATERLSTLTGAHVVIWGFGGIGTRLAGYLTALGAQVTGVATSAGDRNGYPVVTPADLPAVLPTADVLVNILPATPATAKVVDAEVLDLLPDRAWLVNVGRGATVDEDALVAALEAGTVAGAALDVFDTEPLPASSPLWTAPNVIITPHSAGGRPEAPERLISTNLQRLLSGEELLNVVQR; the protein is encoded by the coding sequence ATGAAGTTGCTGCTGCCGAGTTCGATCACGCTCTCCCTGGACACCCCCGACGGCGTACACACGCACGTCTACGACACCCACGCACCCATCCCGGCCGAACACGCCGACGCCGAGGCAGTGGTGGTCTGGGCGAACCCGGGCGACCGACTGGCGGCGATGCCGGCGGAACTGCCTCGACTGCGATGGATCCAAGCGCTGATGGCCGGGACGGACAAGGTCGAGGAGGCCGGGTTCAGGGACGATGTGGTGCTGTGCTCCGGGAGTGGCCTGCATGACGCCCCGGTTGCCGAACACACGCTGGCCCTGCTGCTGGCCGCCGCGAGGCGCTTGGATCGGGCAGTCCGTGCCCAGGCCGAATCGGCCTGGCACGCCTCGGATGATGCGAACAAGCCCTTCGGTGCGACCGAGCGGCTCAGTACCCTGACCGGCGCGCACGTGGTGATCTGGGGTTTCGGTGGGATCGGCACCCGGCTGGCCGGCTACCTCACCGCACTAGGGGCGCAGGTGACCGGCGTGGCCACCAGCGCCGGAGACCGGAACGGGTACCCGGTGGTGACCCCAGCCGACCTGCCTGCCGTACTGCCGACGGCGGACGTGCTGGTCAACATCCTGCCCGCCACTCCCGCCACGGCGAAGGTGGTCGACGCCGAAGTACTGGACCTGCTACCCGATCGTGCCTGGCTGGTGAACGTCGGGCGTGGTGCCACGGTGGATGAGGACGCCCTTGTCGCGGCTCTGGAGGCCGGAACCGTGGCAGGCGCCGCTCTCGACGTCTTCGACACCGAACCGTTGCCGGCGAGTTCCCCGCTGTGGACGGCGCCGAACGTCATCATCACCCCGCACTCGGCCGGCGGGCGACCCGAAGCGCCGGAACGGCTGATCAGTACGAACCTTCAGCGACTGCTCTCGGGCGAGGAACTACTCAACGTCGTCCAGCGCTGA
- a CDS encoding carbohydrate ABC transporter permease → MTATSAPEAPLRQRSRSRLRRIESRQALGFISPALVGLTVFTIAPVFLSIVMSLYDWPAWGTRSFVGLGNYVDLFTSHPDFWPALRNSAIFTLGFVPLNLAVSLSLALLLAPRIKGRAAFRVLFFIPVVTPMVANVLVWKMLLQPNGLFNGISTSWFGIELPSFLNHPQWAMVMVIVMSVWQGMGYNMLIFCAALEQLPEPVLEAARIDGAKGWRMFTKITLPLLSPAIFFTTVMTMITSMQVFAQPQLLTGGGPGNATLPIVMFIYDQAFTFQKMGLAAAAAWILFAIIIGLTALQFSAQKRWVHYEV, encoded by the coding sequence ATGACCGCCACCTCCGCACCCGAGGCGCCGCTGCGGCAGCGTAGTCGGAGCAGGTTGCGGCGGATCGAGTCCCGCCAGGCGCTGGGGTTCATCTCCCCAGCCCTGGTGGGCCTGACCGTCTTCACGATCGCTCCGGTGTTCCTCTCGATCGTGATGAGCCTGTACGACTGGCCCGCGTGGGGCACGCGCTCGTTCGTGGGCCTGGGCAACTACGTCGACCTGTTCACCAGCCACCCGGACTTCTGGCCGGCACTGCGCAACTCCGCGATCTTCACCCTGGGTTTCGTGCCCTTGAACCTTGCCGTCTCCCTCAGCCTTGCCCTCCTGCTCGCTCCTCGCATCAAGGGCCGGGCGGCCTTCCGGGTGCTGTTCTTCATCCCGGTGGTCACGCCGATGGTGGCGAACGTGCTGGTGTGGAAGATGCTGCTGCAGCCGAACGGGCTGTTCAACGGGATCTCCACCTCGTGGTTCGGCATCGAGCTGCCCAGCTTCCTGAACCATCCGCAATGGGCGATGGTGATGGTGATCGTGATGTCTGTGTGGCAGGGGATGGGGTACAACATGCTCATCTTCTGCGCCGCGCTGGAGCAGTTGCCCGAGCCGGTGCTCGAGGCGGCCCGGATCGACGGGGCGAAGGGGTGGCGGATGTTCACCAAGATCACCCTGCCGCTGCTCTCCCCGGCGATCTTCTTCACCACGGTGATGACGATGATCACGTCGATGCAGGTATTCGCCCAGCCGCAGCTGCTCACCGGGGGAGGCCCCGGCAACGCGACGCTGCCGATCGTGATGTTCATCTACGACCAGGCGTTCACGTTCCAGAAGATGGGCCTGGCCGCGGCCGCGGCCTGGATCCTGTTCGCGATCATCATCGGGCTCACCGCCCTGCAGTTCTCCGCTCAGAAGAGGTGGGTGCACTATGAGGTCTGA
- a CDS encoding M81 family metallopeptidase, which produces MTHKDALRGRETVMAERPRIAIVGMGIESSAYAQHRADYRDFPVLEGKAVLGRYPFLAPGQPLRDAAEWIGVFVTKAIPGGQVRAEVYTDFRARILAGLAGAVEDGPLDGVYLDIHGAMSVVGMDDAEGDLVSAVRQVVGPVPLIAAPMDLHGNISDRFFHTVDLPTCFRMAPHEDAWETRERSARDLLTWIERGTRPSRAWVPVPILLAGEQTSTRVEPARSLYARIPAVTSRTGVTDASIWIGYAWADEPRCHASVVVTGEDESVIAGAAEELAEALWQVREEFDFVGPPGTLDEGIDAALAHRATGGGQPYLVSDSGDNPGAGGSGDVTWTLARVLQRTDLVGPGAPRTYIASVFDAVAIETLCATAVGEPVDVMIGARVDDRVSGPVRVQGVLHSLHEADPAAGRIAVIAVGGVHVIVTEFRKAFHGTEDFARLGLEPSEADLIVTKIGYLEPTLYDIAQGWTLALTPGPVDQNLQRLGHERIRRPMFPFDDFPEQPELRATVLPGGSLPPEMSA; this is translated from the coding sequence ATGACGCACAAGGACGCCCTGCGCGGAAGGGAGACAGTGATGGCCGAGCGGCCACGTATCGCGATCGTCGGTATGGGGATCGAATCGAGTGCCTATGCCCAGCACCGGGCCGACTACCGCGACTTCCCGGTGCTGGAGGGGAAGGCTGTGCTCGGCCGGTACCCGTTCCTCGCCCCCGGGCAGCCGCTGCGGGACGCGGCCGAATGGATCGGGGTGTTCGTCACCAAGGCGATCCCTGGTGGGCAGGTGCGGGCGGAGGTCTACACCGACTTCCGGGCGAGGATTCTCGCCGGCCTGGCCGGCGCCGTCGAGGATGGTCCCCTGGATGGGGTGTACCTGGACATCCACGGTGCGATGAGCGTGGTGGGGATGGACGACGCCGAAGGAGACCTGGTCTCGGCCGTGCGGCAGGTGGTGGGCCCCGTTCCGCTCATCGCCGCACCGATGGACCTGCACGGGAACATCTCCGACCGCTTCTTCCACACGGTGGACCTGCCCACCTGCTTTCGGATGGCCCCGCACGAGGACGCCTGGGAGACCCGGGAGCGTTCGGCCCGGGACCTGCTGACGTGGATCGAGCGCGGCACGCGGCCGTCGCGGGCGTGGGTACCCGTGCCGATCCTGCTTGCCGGGGAGCAGACCTCCACCCGGGTGGAGCCCGCGCGCAGCCTGTACGCCCGGATTCCGGCGGTGACCTCGCGTACCGGTGTGACGGATGCGAGCATCTGGATCGGGTACGCCTGGGCCGATGAGCCCCGCTGCCATGCGTCGGTGGTCGTGACCGGCGAGGACGAATCCGTGATCGCCGGTGCGGCCGAAGAACTGGCAGAGGCCTTGTGGCAGGTGCGGGAGGAGTTCGATTTCGTCGGCCCGCCGGGGACTCTGGACGAGGGGATCGATGCCGCGCTCGCGCACCGGGCGACGGGAGGAGGGCAGCCGTACCTGGTGAGTGATTCCGGGGACAATCCAGGAGCCGGCGGCTCCGGCGATGTGACCTGGACGCTCGCTCGGGTACTGCAGCGCACTGATCTTGTTGGCCCAGGTGCTCCACGCACCTATATCGCCTCAGTCTTCGATGCCGTCGCCATCGAGACGCTGTGCGCCACGGCGGTCGGTGAGCCGGTGGACGTGATGATCGGGGCGCGAGTGGACGACCGGGTCAGCGGGCCCGTGCGCGTCCAGGGGGTGCTGCACAGCCTGCATGAGGCAGACCCGGCGGCCGGGCGGATCGCCGTGATCGCCGTCGGGGGAGTGCACGTGATCGTGACGGAGTTCCGCAAGGCCTTCCACGGCACCGAGGACTTCGCCCGGCTCGGTCTCGAACCGAGCGAGGCGGACCTCATCGTGACGAAGATCGGCTACCTTGAGCCGACGCTGTACGACATTGCGCAGGGATGGACCCTTGCGCTCACCCCCGGACCGGTGGATCAGAACCTCCAGCGGCTCGGCCACGAGAGGATCCGGCGCCCGATGTTTCCGTTCGATGACTTCCCGGAGCAGCCGGAGCTCCGGGCGACCGTGCTGCCCGGCGGCTCCCTCCCGCCGGAGATGAGCGCATGA
- a CDS encoding DUF2530 domain-containing protein, producing the protein MRDHPRRELRPARVNAKALFAVGNCAWLLGLVILGVLHLREHSPDGRYALVCLAGIVLGAVGYWWAHKVHLIDDEGMSE; encoded by the coding sequence GTGCGCGACCACCCACGCCGAGAATTACGCCCCGCACGGGTGAACGCGAAGGCATTGTTCGCCGTCGGGAACTGTGCCTGGCTGCTCGGCCTGGTCATCCTGGGAGTGCTGCACCTGAGAGAGCATTCACCGGACGGTCGCTACGCTCTGGTGTGCCTGGCAGGCATCGTGCTGGGTGCGGTGGGGTACTGGTGGGCGCACAAGGTGCATCTGATCGACGATGAGGGAATGTCCGAATGA
- a CDS encoding carbohydrate ABC transporter permease has translation MRSETIADAVPHPGEAAAPTRGTSAGAPARAKGRATPGLVFAYVCVVVAALLFAVPLVYALLSALKPNDQIFAVPPTLTGDEVRWGNFADVFRFGPFWTYIGNSFFVAIAGTLVVNIVSTTAGYAFGRLRWRGRDVVFVLFLVTLMVPQEVLVVPVFQLMQWFGWVNTPQALILPFAFTAFGTFLMRQFFRGIPYELEEAARVDGAGPLRTFGMIILPLARSAVAVLTVFTFISFWNSYLWPLIVVNDYGYLGTLPIGLATFSGQFGTRWDLQMAASVISMVPTAILVIVLQKHLVKGIATAGIAGR, from the coding sequence ATGAGGTCTGAAACGATCGCCGACGCCGTCCCGCACCCTGGTGAGGCCGCCGCGCCCACGCGTGGCACGTCCGCCGGCGCCCCGGCACGGGCGAAAGGGCGCGCCACGCCCGGGCTCGTCTTCGCCTACGTCTGCGTGGTCGTTGCCGCGCTCCTGTTCGCCGTCCCGCTCGTGTACGCGCTCCTCTCGGCGCTGAAGCCGAACGACCAGATCTTCGCCGTGCCGCCCACGCTCACGGGCGATGAGGTGCGCTGGGGCAACTTCGCTGACGTGTTCCGCTTCGGGCCGTTCTGGACCTACATCGGCAACTCGTTCTTCGTGGCGATCGCCGGGACCCTCGTGGTCAACATCGTCTCCACCACGGCCGGTTACGCCTTCGGACGGCTGCGCTGGCGGGGCAGGGATGTCGTCTTCGTGTTGTTCCTGGTGACGCTGATGGTGCCGCAGGAAGTCCTGGTGGTGCCGGTGTTCCAGCTGATGCAGTGGTTCGGCTGGGTGAACACTCCACAGGCGCTGATCCTGCCGTTCGCATTCACCGCATTCGGGACCTTCCTGATGCGGCAGTTCTTCCGCGGCATCCCCTACGAGCTGGAGGAAGCCGCCCGGGTGGATGGCGCCGGCCCGTTGCGCACCTTCGGCATGATCATCCTGCCGCTGGCACGTTCGGCGGTGGCGGTCCTCACCGTATTCACGTTCATCAGCTTCTGGAACAGCTACCTGTGGCCGCTGATCGTGGTGAACGACTACGGCTACCTCGGCACCCTGCCGATCGGTTTGGCCACGTTCTCCGGGCAGTTCGGCACACGCTGGGACCTGCAGATGGCAGCCTCCGTCATCTCGATGGTGCCCACGGCGATCCTGGTGATCGTGTTGCAGAAGCACCTGGTCAAGGGGATCGCGACCGCGGGGATCGCGGGGCGATGA
- a CDS encoding alpha-L-fucosidase: protein MTHPHDWFTHDRFGLFIHFGLYSTLARHEWVMTHERTAPQDYEKNAEFFDPDLFDAAATARAAKQAGMRYAVLTAKHHEGFAMFDTALSEYNAVTTFGRDIVAEYVEAFRAEGLRVGLYFSLIDWHHPDFTIDYHHPLRDREDARVLNESRDMERYREYLHGQVRELLTNYGQIDYLFYDFTYVDDRDGWAGKTPQDWDAEGLLAMTRQLQPDIIVNDRLWIPGDLVTPEQYQPDEPMTVDGAEVMWEACQTLNGAWGYDRDNFDIKSPDLLLRMLVDTVSKNGNLLLNIGPDGRGAIAPRDLTSLTTIGEWMRLHEQSVIGAGASNYEAPSGTTMTQRGRRLYLHLLVWPFGHIHLRDLADKVQFARFLHDGSQVTTSQISPDQQAWNTEPGGQPAGTLTLHIPTVRPEVAIPVIELFLTPDA, encoded by the coding sequence ATGACCCATCCCCACGACTGGTTCACCCACGACCGGTTCGGTCTCTTCATCCACTTCGGGCTCTACAGCACGCTGGCCCGGCACGAGTGGGTGATGACGCACGAGCGCACCGCGCCGCAGGACTACGAGAAGAACGCCGAGTTCTTCGACCCCGATCTGTTCGACGCCGCCGCGACGGCGCGGGCGGCCAAGCAGGCCGGGATGCGCTACGCCGTGCTGACGGCCAAGCACCACGAGGGCTTCGCGATGTTCGATACGGCGCTCTCGGAGTACAACGCGGTCACCACCTTCGGCCGGGACATCGTGGCCGAGTACGTCGAGGCGTTCCGCGCCGAAGGGCTGCGGGTGGGCCTGTACTTCTCCCTCATCGACTGGCACCACCCGGACTTCACGATCGACTACCACCACCCGCTGCGTGATCGCGAGGACGCCCGCGTGCTCAATGAGTCGCGCGACATGGAGCGGTACCGCGAGTACCTGCACGGGCAGGTCCGGGAGCTGCTCACGAACTACGGGCAGATCGACTACCTCTTCTACGACTTCACCTACGTCGACGACCGCGACGGGTGGGCCGGTAAGACCCCGCAGGACTGGGACGCCGAAGGCCTACTCGCGATGACCCGGCAATTGCAACCGGACATCATCGTCAACGACCGCCTGTGGATCCCCGGTGACCTCGTCACCCCCGAGCAGTACCAGCCGGATGAGCCGATGACGGTCGACGGCGCCGAGGTGATGTGGGAAGCCTGCCAGACCCTCAACGGCGCCTGGGGGTACGACCGTGACAACTTCGACATCAAGTCCCCCGACCTGTTGCTGCGGATGCTCGTGGACACGGTGTCCAAGAACGGGAACCTCCTGCTCAACATCGGACCCGACGGCCGTGGCGCGATCGCGCCACGGGACCTGACCTCCCTGACCACGATCGGGGAGTGGATGCGCCTGCACGAGCAGTCCGTGATCGGAGCTGGGGCGTCGAACTACGAGGCGCCGTCCGGCACCACGATGACGCAGCGGGGCCGGCGACTCTATCTCCACCTGCTGGTCTGGCCGTTCGGGCATATCCACCTGCGTGACCTCGCGGACAAGGTGCAGTTCGCACGGTTCCTGCACGACGGGTCACAGGTCACGACCAGCCAGATCTCCCCCGATCAGCAGGCGTGGAACACCGAACCCGGCGGTCAACCCGCCGGCACCCTGACCCTCCACATCCCCACCGTCCGACCCGAGGTGGCGATCCCCGTGATCGAACTCTTCCTCACCCCGGACGCATGA
- a CDS encoding copper homeostasis protein CutC, with amino-acid sequence MTAFELAVQDVAGIQIGQAVGADRIELCTALATGGLTPSRALVEAAAESQVPVHVLIRPRAGGFGYDAAERHLMVADARRAVEAGASGVVVGALIDGEVDREFVRAVLDVAPEVTFHRAFDALSDRNRGLETLIGLGVRRVLTSGGGRCAVDALDALASLVDRAEGEIEVMAGAGISASNVVQVAATGVAAVHASAKKRVQDDLALSLGSAGGSGYETTDEQAAGAIVAALRRGVV; translated from the coding sequence ATGACGGCGTTCGAACTGGCCGTCCAGGACGTGGCGGGGATCCAGATCGGCCAGGCCGTGGGGGCAGACCGGATCGAGCTGTGCACGGCGCTCGCGACCGGTGGTCTCACCCCCTCACGCGCCCTGGTGGAAGCGGCTGCCGAATCGCAGGTTCCGGTGCATGTGCTGATCAGGCCCCGCGCGGGCGGTTTCGGCTACGACGCGGCGGAGCGGCACCTGATGGTTGCGGACGCGCGCAGGGCCGTGGAGGCGGGAGCGAGCGGGGTCGTCGTCGGGGCGCTCATCGACGGTGAAGTCGATCGGGAGTTCGTCCGCGCGGTGCTCGATGTGGCCCCTGAGGTGACCTTTCATCGCGCATTCGACGCCCTGAGTGATCGCAATCGGGGACTGGAGACGCTGATCGGGCTTGGGGTGCGGCGTGTGCTGACCTCCGGAGGCGGGAGGTGTGCCGTTGATGCCCTGGACGCGCTCGCATCTCTGGTCGACCGGGCTGAAGGTGAGATCGAGGTGATGGCCGGGGCGGGGATCAGTGCCTCGAACGTGGTGCAGGTGGCCGCCACAGGCGTGGCCGCCGTGCACGCCTCGGCCAAGAAGCGGGTGCAGGATGACCTTGCGCTCTCGCTCGGTTCGGCCGGCGGGAGCGGGTACGAGACCACGGACGAGCAGGCGGCTGGTGCGATTGTTGCGGCTCTTCGGCGGGGTGTGGTGTGA
- a CDS encoding ROK family protein: protein MSALLGIDYGGTHTKLLLVDGTDGDGPILARESVRTAGVDELGQEVRRFVADRPVAQFAMTVAGTFDAGTGVVRRSVNMPWLDGTAPAHRVSEAIDVPGSAVQDGIATAVGEATLGAGRGAEDVFVIALGTGIAGAHIVGGEVRAGAHGGAGEVGHIAIAGEHRCSCGQTGCLETWIGGGQLGRRWAEQRGSGAAAVSTAHEVVLAAEAGDEPAQVVLRNAGQALAKALLQVSAMLDPAVVVVGGGVARSPQWTVHPAFDTARRDATFHRLPEMRLAELGVWAGAHGAVLAAAHELA from the coding sequence GTGAGCGCACTGCTGGGGATCGACTACGGCGGCACGCACACCAAGCTCCTCCTCGTTGACGGCACTGATGGCGACGGGCCCATCCTGGCCCGGGAGTCGGTGCGGACGGCGGGAGTGGACGAGCTCGGTCAGGAGGTGCGCCGGTTCGTGGCGGACCGTCCGGTGGCGCAGTTCGCGATGACGGTGGCGGGCACGTTCGACGCCGGTACCGGTGTGGTGCGCCGCAGCGTGAACATGCCGTGGCTTGACGGCACGGCGCCTGCGCACCGGGTCTCGGAGGCGATCGATGTACCGGGCTCGGCGGTGCAGGACGGCATCGCGACCGCCGTCGGCGAGGCAACCCTCGGGGCAGGGCGAGGCGCTGAGGACGTCTTCGTGATCGCGCTCGGCACGGGGATCGCGGGAGCGCACATCGTGGGCGGCGAAGTACGCGCGGGCGCGCACGGCGGGGCCGGGGAGGTCGGCCACATCGCGATCGCCGGGGAGCACCGGTGCTCATGCGGCCAGACCGGGTGCCTGGAGACGTGGATCGGGGGAGGTCAGCTCGGGCGGCGCTGGGCAGAGCAGCGCGGGTCCGGAGCGGCTGCGGTGAGCACGGCCCATGAGGTGGTGCTGGCGGCTGAGGCCGGTGATGAGCCGGCCCAGGTGGTGCTCAGGAATGCAGGTCAGGCGCTCGCCAAGGCGCTACTGCAGGTCAGTGCCATGCTGGATCCGGCGGTGGTCGTCGTCGGCGGCGGGGTGGCCCGGTCACCGCAGTGGACGGTGCACCCGGCATTCGATACGGCCCGCCGGGACGCGACGTTCCACCGGCTGCCCGAGATGCGCCTGGCCGAGCTCGGTGTGTGGGCTGGCGCCCACGGCGCGGTCTTGGCGGCCGCGCACGAGTTGGCCTGA
- a CDS encoding ABC transporter substrate-binding protein translates to MKITRSLAALAAAGSAVALAACGTPSGGSGGNGGDADGDATSIVWDMWAGSESDIAALEEQLAIAQEENPDLDISLQHAPWNDYFTKLTTNLASGNVACVTSMNGQRLSGYHEAFLPLGEEELEIAGIDPADFTDGAMDIMSYDGTLYGVPYDVAAMLLYYNKDHFAEAGVDEPQAGWTFDDFDATLEGLGADGTAFGMGMGEFQWMSLPIARAGVQPVDESGALDLTNPAFVEASQWYASIAADGYGSIPPSASDTGWGEQEYQAGNVAMAVDGTWNAVSYLNNEAGFEAGMVDLPSADGERLGLVLGSGYGISADCEDPEAALQVLGSLVGEAAQDQIASSGRSYPARVDSQPLYFESLDEGVRDDVQAAFEAVFTGLEGQRSTDDWAQVNEAIQPDLVTVYTGQSTISDVLEQTQQQFGE, encoded by the coding sequence ATGAAGATCACCAGGTCTCTCGCGGCCCTTGCGGCCGCTGGAAGTGCAGTGGCACTCGCAGCGTGCGGGACGCCGTCGGGCGGCTCCGGCGGAAACGGAGGCGACGCCGACGGCGACGCCACCTCGATCGTGTGGGATATGTGGGCCGGCAGCGAGTCCGATATCGCCGCTCTCGAGGAGCAGCTCGCGATCGCGCAGGAGGAGAACCCCGATCTCGACATCAGCCTGCAGCATGCGCCGTGGAACGACTACTTCACCAAGCTGACCACCAACCTCGCCTCGGGCAACGTGGCGTGTGTGACCTCGATGAACGGTCAGCGCCTCTCCGGCTATCACGAGGCGTTCCTGCCGCTCGGTGAGGAGGAGCTGGAGATCGCCGGTATCGACCCGGCGGACTTCACCGACGGCGCGATGGACATCATGAGCTATGACGGCACCCTGTACGGCGTCCCCTACGACGTGGCCGCCATGTTGCTCTACTACAACAAGGATCACTTCGCCGAGGCGGGCGTGGACGAGCCGCAGGCCGGGTGGACGTTCGACGACTTCGACGCCACCCTCGAGGGCCTGGGTGCGGACGGCACCGCATTCGGGATGGGCATGGGCGAGTTCCAGTGGATGTCGCTGCCGATCGCCCGGGCCGGTGTACAGCCGGTGGACGAATCCGGTGCCCTCGACTTGACGAACCCGGCGTTCGTGGAGGCCTCGCAGTGGTACGCGAGCATCGCCGCGGACGGGTATGGCTCGATTCCGCCGTCAGCCTCGGACACCGGCTGGGGCGAACAGGAATACCAGGCCGGGAACGTGGCGATGGCCGTGGACGGTACCTGGAACGCGGTGAGCTACCTGAACAACGAGGCCGGCTTCGAAGCCGGTATGGTCGACCTGCCCTCCGCCGATGGTGAGCGGCTGGGCCTGGTACTCGGTTCCGGGTACGGCATCTCGGCCGACTGTGAGGACCCGGAAGCGGCCCTGCAGGTGCTCGGCTCCCTGGTGGGCGAGGCGGCACAGGATCAGATCGCCTCGTCCGGGCGTAGCTACCCGGCCCGGGTGGACTCCCAGCCGCTCTACTTCGAGTCCCTCGACGAGGGCGTCCGGGATGACGTCCAGGCTGCTTTCGAGGCCGTGTTCACCGGACTCGAGGGGCAGCGTTCCACCGACGACTGGGCGCAGGTCAATGAGGCGATCCAGCCGGACCTGGTGACCGTCTACACCGGCCAGTCGACCATCAGCGACGTGCTCGAGCAGACACAGCAGCAGTTCGGCGAGTGA